AGGAAAACACAAGCATTAGCGGAAACCAAAATGTCAAAAGAACAATAGCATAATTACCAACAAGTCGAAAATAACCTTTTGCATATACCAACAATTCAAACCAATAAGAAAACGTGAAAGAAATCAACAAGCTATAAAATTAGAGAGACACGTTGAAATTAACAAACTATCCAATTCAACAAAAcatgcaatttcatttttttccccaTATTCTCAGGACGCGAAACCTAGCTGTATACATCTTTGCAACCTAACTTTTCAAGAGCTTTGCATCCACATTAACCGACACCAAAAATGACTTCTTGTTGCCCGCAGAAGTTTTAAAGCATTTGGCCTTTTTTCCTTATGCTACAACAGTAAAAATCACTGACAGCCATTAAGCCATATACCAAAAACACACaagacaaaaaagtaaaaaaacacaaacaaaccaGAAGGGTTACTACTTATGCATACTACATCATGAGCagtgtgaaagaaagaaagaaagaaaaaaaaaacaccaacctcCTCTTGCATGTACAGTAGTTTTGCCTTGTTCTTTTGGCACTCTGGCCGAGAAGAAAGACAAAAGCTACTCGCGGCTCCGCCATCAgcgctattattattattattactattattattattattgttttcgaTTGAACTATACAACATAGAGGATGAAGCACCCGAATTGCCACCACCTTTTGCAGCAGCACTTTCATCAACATTAAGAGCAGTAGCAGAAGTAGAAGCAGCACTGACATCTCGAGAGACCCACTCTGGAACATCACAAACCCCTCTCTTTGCAAATTTTGAACCCGATTGACAGCACCACTCATCTAACAGTTGTTGGCACGGCCTCAAGAACCTTGAACTCTTCAAAATCGTGGCATAACCAGTGAAAGGACCGAGAGGACCAACATTTCGATAAacagtgttgttgttgttgtttgaaaGCACATTCAGCTTCATGGGGGAGGACGGTGGTTTCACAACAGACCTTTCTTCAAAACACGGCTTGGATGATTGTTGTTGTGAGTTTGATGAGAGTGACAATGATAGACCCTGATGAGGATGATTCGTGTCATGTAACTGTTCATTATTGATCTTCTTGAAACCCAATGCACTATTATTATGTGTCCATAAACTAGCACCACCAAAGCGTAACTCGTTGTTTCCATAATGAAGCACAGATTCaccatgattattattattcccTCCCCAAACGCCATAAGCCATGTCCTGCAAAGCATTATGGTAAAGTGGTGGCGAAGAAGATGACGAAGGAGGGTAATGTATTTCACCAAACTGCTTCTGAATTTGGATTTCGCTATTGCCCATTTCACTAGAAACATTGTTATTGAGTTCAGAAGAGTAAAAggtgctgttgttgttgttggggttGCTTCCGTTATAATTCACCATCCCACTAGCACCTAAGTTGCGTGGTTCACATTGTTGCTCCTTTGTGGATGATGAATGAGGAAACGAAGTTGAACCATACTGAGCCATCATAAGCTCTTGACACTCCAAAGGGTTTCTAGGAGCAGATAAAGGGTTCGAAAAAGTGATCATTTCTGATGAATAAAGTGCTGCTGCAGCTTCGTCAAGCATGTTGCCATTTCGAACGTTTCTTACTTGAAGGAGATCCAAGTTGAACCCTGGGTGTAACGACAAGTGTTCAAGGTTGTTGTTGGAGAACTCTTGCAAGTGTTGTTGGGAACTGTTTTGGATCCTCAATTTGTCGCGCCGAAGTTGTTGTGCAACATGCAATTCGGGCCTTAAGCTGCTCATTCCAACCTCTTAATGCCACCACTCCCAAACAAAGCCTTAACGATCACCCAAGAAGCCCTTTCACAAGTGAATGAATATCTGCATCACGcattagagagaaagagagagaaaaaaacaaccaagttagaaacaaaaaatatatgaattaaaaaaaaaaaaaaaaaacctcctgCATCGAGCACAATCATCATCACCTTATTTGTCAcaactaatttaataataacaataacaaataaatagtttttattaacataatttCGACGCCAAATTATAATTGAACTGAAATTATACTACAGACACGCGGGGGGGAGAGAGGAGAAACAGCAAATTAGGTTCAAACTTCAaatatgaaagaagaaaaaagtgttAATGAAGAAACTGATTGACATAGAGCTTCATTTTCGTTTAGTTGTACAAGGAGAAGAGCTAGAgttgattaatttattattcaataatatggtgaaattaataataaagctACTTGTGCTGTTTTTgtgcaaaaacaaaagaaagcacGAGAGATAGCAAGTTTCTTACTATTCCAACCACCAAAACCGAACAGTGCAACACCCTCCCAATCTATGTGTCGGTAAGATTGGAGATGAAGCACCCACTCACATAACTCACCCCAACCCGTAAAACCTACGCAAGTAcccaaaaaacaatttaaagctCTCACGGGATACGTAAAAGCACAACAGCAAGTGAAACCCTAGATTTTGCTCCACCCCTCCAACTCCAGCGGATCTAGTAGAGGCTTCCAAGTTCCAACCACTCACaacttccttaaaaaaatagtaacaaaAGCTTAAGAAGGAGACACCTTGAGAGTGGTGCATACGCTAAAATTAAATAAGGAACAAGAAACACAAACACGTTGAATTTATAGGGAAAGAAAActacttataaaataataatagaagaagaagaagaggaagaataaAGAAGTAGAAGTTTATGTATAAGTGTGGTGGTGAACGAGGTAGCGTAGTGGGTAGTTTATATTACCTTAGGTGCGATCGAAAAGAGGTTTTGATGAGATTTGGTGGGGAGTGTGAAGATTCCGGTTGAGAAGGTGGTGTTGGTTTGGAATGGGAAGTGAGAAGAAGGGTGAATGAAGCTAAGCAGTGCTACAATGATTGCAAAAGCGATTATCGGCTGTTACTTTTAACGCCTAAAttcaacataaaattatttttatttattttttaattttataattttatgagaGTTCAGCTCATGAtgaaaaaactttaataaataattaaattcatcccaaaaatgaaataaaatgatcagatgaaaaagtataattttttttaaatatataaaaaatatgataaattaattatatgttaaatttatgagattattttattattaaattataatatttaaaaataattttttaaaaattaatttcacattaaattaaaaaattaaatactaaagcattattaaattattttctggtGGATTAATTTATTGTACGTTttatatttagaaattaaatttccaTTTATGAACCTGTCACATTTTCATACacaaatttagttatttagggggaaaaaatcataatatttgaCGAGGCTGGTCCCGTGACTAGTGAGTGACTCGTGAGTGGGGTGAAACTCCAACATTTGTGGTCCCttcttctctccttcttctttccaCAGCTTCTTCCTTTTGCCCTTTTTATTTCTTCGTATTTCCGATTCTATCACTGTCTCCTCGATCCGTCTATGCTGCATCATCCTAAATCCTAAAACCCGAAATTTTTTGGCAACAACATATGAAACATGTATGTAGATATCTAGGAAATAAATTCGTTCGTTGTTTCAATCATGTAATAATGGTTCGTAATTATTATCCAAAACTTTAACCTCACTTTTTGGGTTAAAAGTAAGTTATGCAATAATAAAATCCTAAAAAGGAGAGAGGAGTTCACTCGATTTCCTTTGATCTGGAGATACAAATGTAGACTAACTAACAGATATTCAAACCTTGTCTTGTCCCAAACTCTTCACAACCCACACTTTAACCACGTAGGTGTAAAttgaaaaactttatgaaaactaaaatcTTAAACAGTCAAAATTTACCTTTTATCTTCCTACCTAACGTGGGGCAAACATTTTCAAACCAAGAGAGAAAATCTGGAAAATCTATGCGCATGCTTCAAAATAAGAAAGTCAATCGAGACTATATTTAAATGCATTATAATTTGGAGaggaaaaaaatgtcatttttttcaaagatcattctttactttttcaaaagttgtaaagaaaatgaatgaccATTTGTAGAAATAGAATTAATCGAATCATATATTAACAGGTGCTGTACATCTGCCCAGTATATGTTTTCACAATATACATGCATATAGAGAGACTTCAACAAgatcataaaatattatatatatatatatatatatatgagatgttataaaaaaattatacaataaacattttttagatatataaaattattcaatattgataattttcGATTAGCTTTGTATTTATGAAGTTAATTAAATCAAGTTATAAAAGTTAACTAATTCGTACGCATTGGATAAAAAAGTTGGTACTGTGGATTTGTGACTCAAAATATGGAGTTGAAAATATTGCATTTTATTTGGCAAAAATTTTGGCATTTTGCGACTCTAATTCAGGGTGCAAACGTAACTTTTTGGGTAGAAGTGAAATATTGTTACTTTTGTAgaaaatttctatttctattccaacaatattcattttgttaaaactattttttaacatGATAAAAGTGAAGCGtaagtttataaaaattaagatgatttaaaattaaatacataaatacTCACCCAAGCACATATTGTTCAAGTTTatcgttttttattttttcaaaatagaaaattaatataggcatatatttgatttctaaaataaaaaaaatggtcctTAGATCTTgataatcaacaaaaaaaaaaatcaaaaggaaaaacaaaagaaagtaaTGATAAAGatagaatataaaattattagtaaTATGTCTTATACCATGTACTTTTTAGCTTCAACAAAAAGTATCTATATTGTAGACGTGTATTATTGTGAGACTAACCTTTCAAGCACTACGGTTATTCCAGGAGTCAGCTTCTTCAAGATTTGTACTTCTGTTGTAGCTTTGTACTATACTTACTGCTACTCAATTACTCATCTCCCTATGCCGcggcttaattatattttattctcatgTTTCGGAAAAATTACCCATTCAAATAGTAATATAAGGATTAGGAAGTTACTACTATTAAATATGGCTAAATTTAAGATTATATGTATCTCTTACTCTATTAATAcatccttttttttcatttagttaaaaatgcataaagaaaatataacgttaaaatatcttaatatctttttaaattttgtaagataatatataaagtgaaaaatagtttgttctttaaaattatttacattttttatgttcgatgtatattttgtttgtataaataaatttaaggtCATGCATTAATATTGTTCAATCATAATTTCTTATTAatctgatttttaaaataattatcataaaaactaataaaattatcttacaTCATAAGTTCtgattaaaacattttaaactgCAATATAtaattccttttctattttcttacCAATTTTAATTGAAAGTTTTTAGATAGTATAATGACTTGTACAAACTATCTTTATGTGATAATTGAATGGTTTAAACTTTACTGGCTAGTGCAATTTACTCGTGCATATGCGGATAATTATAATGataatgaaatttgaattttcagctTGTCGTAAACTATTTAAACTCTTTTCTTTGTAAGTTCAATCTCGgtggatttttcaaaaaaaaaaaatactgataaatttataattttaaattaaaaaataccataAGATAATTACAGGTACATAAACGTTCTATAAGTACACAGCAACAATGTGCTGGTTAATCATTATTAGTTAACAAACAGTatcagattttttttcctaattgcacaattttatcatctattttttaatattttataaattttatcacatAAGCTTGCTTTATTTTAGTTAGAACCTTTCTATTTTCAAAATGGTATGGTTTTGTTATCAATATAATGGTAGaatgtgtaaaaattaaaaatttaggtgataaaatttgtaaaatataaacttaaatgataaaatgcatgaaaattaaaatttaagtgataaaatttataagaaaaacttaaatggtaaaatttataaaatgatgatAGTTGGATTATAAGatttgtgattaatttttttaaatcaccactttgatttttaaatatataaataaatgataatacagtttgtaaaaaaatatatattttatgaatatgtATAAAGGGTAACAATTATGTTGTATTATATAAGtgaataataaattagtttttaaattccATAACTTAACATCGAATTAtgtgttgaaataaaattattatattttttacacaaaaaataaattacaaactttatttttttcaaaaattaatttatcagcaATTTAGCAGGACTAAAAAgatgaattttctttttattggtgCTAAGGAATTTTAACTCAGAAATATTCTCCAATGTCATGGACATTCATTTTCTGTAAACAGAGACAAACGTTGTCATCCCTCTTGTACGGTCAGTGTCTTCTGATTGTGTCACCGTCGGCTCTTTCTTCCTCCTCATGCTTCACCACCAAAATACCAACTTTTTAGAAAACGGAACAAGTTTCCACgttatttactaattttaagaatcaagttgaatttttaaaatataatgatttattttttaatacaactTGATCACTCAAACCAAATTAATCCAATTATAATTGGATTGGTTTAAATCAAATTGGTTACAAATGTTTCCCAATTCTAAAGCAAACTAAGCATCTTAAATATAAtctcttctaattttaatttaacctaAATTTGAATTAATCTAACCCATAAAGTCttctaattattatatttataaggtaatttgaattaataacttaataatGATATATTGCTTGGATTCAATAAATTTTGGGACCAATCAAAAAGATCTCAACTCAgataaataaagatgaaaaagaaaaaaaaaattatcttt
Above is a window of Glycine soja cultivar W05 chromosome 12, ASM419377v2, whole genome shotgun sequence DNA encoding:
- the LOC114378600 gene encoding BEL1-like homeodomain protein 8 — translated: MSSLRPELHVAQQLRRDKLRIQNSSQQHLQEFSNNNLEHLSLHPGFNLDLLQVRNVRNGNMLDEAAAALYSSEMITFSNPLSAPRNPLECQELMMAQYGSTSFPHSSSTKEQQCEPRNLGASGMVNYNGSNPNNNNSTFYSSELNNNVSSEMGNSEIQIQKQFGEIHYPPSSSSSPPLYHNALQDMAYGVWGGNNNNHGESVLHYGNNELRFGGASLWTHNNSALGFKKINNEQLHDTNHPHQGLSLSLSSNSQQQSSKPCFEERSVVKPPSSPMKLNVLSNNNNNTVYRNVGPLGPFTGYATILKSSRFLRPCQQLLDEWCCQSGSKFAKRGVCDVPEWVSRDVSAASTSATALNVDESAAAKGGGNSGASSSMLYSSIENNNNNNSNNNNNSADGGAASSFCLSSRPECQKNKAKLLYMQEEVTRRYKQYHQQMQMVVQSFESVVGLSSATPYVSLALKSISKHFRCLKNAISDQLKLTCEVLGEDYSIPTTSTGSKFDNNVARLRCMDQNFQKNKSGGANINFLEPQQHVWRPQRGLPERSVAILKAWLFEHFLHPYPTDTDKHMLATQTGLSRNQVSNWFINARVRVWKPMVEEIHMLETKGATEAHQHQTSSKNDQLASASEGSNNQLKSDNQPAHEFGAHALHSHAIPEKQFQCLEMGSSSLAGNEEQHMGMEEDQWSQEKRSKLECQIASTPSMDGTVMGFMPYRRSGLEGLGSVSLTLGLRHGVEGVQQQHLQQEEELRRQFGGHMIHDFVG